The Coffea eugenioides isolate CCC68of chromosome 8, Ceug_1.0, whole genome shotgun sequence genome has a segment encoding these proteins:
- the LOC113780707 gene encoding putative receptor-like protein kinase At3g47110, translated as MGLLKRFARLAAAENKLSGIIPASIFNSSAITVISVGGNSFHGSLPTNIGLTLPNLEGLYLGTNEFYGNFPTSITNASGLKILDLPYNKFAGQIPTNLGDLTNLQELNLGDNFFGNNSTQDLDFIASLTNCSNLRILSLSYNNFGGNIPRVMANLSNQLTQLFLGENQLSGTIPEGFGNFVNLYSLGLEENSLSGVIPRDFGKLQNLQFLSLYQNNLFGQIVPSLCNATTLYLMDLSFNQFEGGNIFDNVLINCQNLQYLDISQNNFTGIIPPHFLETHSSLIAMVLSENSFTGSLPPEVGKLVHLVNFSVSHNQLAGAIPISLADCSDLENLYMDANFFQGTIPPNLASLKSIQQLDLSSNNLTGPIPRELEKLQFLSYLNLSYNDIEGEIPNTGVFSNASQISLIGNNKLCGGIPELEFPPCPVIKGKNRGKLKVVILLSIVLPATLLVLGALLLYFLVYQRRKKNGGRIL; from the coding sequence ATGGGGCTCTTAAAAAGGTTTGCTCGATTAGCAGCTGCAGAAAATAAACTATCTGGTATAATCCCTGCCTCCATCTTTAATAGTTCAGCCATTACTGTCATTTCAGTGGGCGGCAATTCCTTTCATGGCAGTCTCCCAACCAACATAGGTCTCACCCTACCAAATCTGGAAGGATTATATCTTGGGACAAACGAGTTCTACGGAAACTTTCCCACTTCAATCACCAATGCTTCTGGGCTCAAGATACTTGATCTTCCCTATAATAAGTTCGCAggccaaattccaactaatttAGGAGATCTGACAAATCTTCAAGAATTAAATCTTGGTGATAATTTCTTCGGGAATAATTCTACCCAAGACTTGGACTTTATTGCATCATTGACCAACTGCAGTAATCTAAGAATTCTTTCCTTGAGTTACAATAATTTTGGAGGTAATATACCTAGAGTCATGGCCAATCTCTCAAATCAACTCACACAACTATTCCTGGGGGAAAATCAACTGTCAGGAACCATTCCAGAAGGGTTTGGAAATTTTGTCAACCTATATAGCCTTGGCCTTGAAGAAAACTCTCTTTCAGGGGTCATTCCAAGAGATTTTGGCAAATTACAAAATTTGCAATTTCTAAGTCTATACCAAAATAATTTGTTCGGACAGATAGTCCCTAGCCTATGTAACGCCACCACTCTATACCTTATGGACTTATCATTTAACCAGTTTGAAGGGGGCAATATATTTGACAATGTTCTTATAAACTGTCAAAATTTGCAATATCTGGATATAtctcaaaacaacttcactggAATTATACCACCACATTTTCTGGAGACGCACTCATCACTGATTGCAATGGTATTAAGTGAAAATTCTTTCACTGGTTCTCTGCCTCCTGAAGTTGGAAAGCTTGTACATTTGGTGAATTTCTCGGTTTCCCACAACCAACTTGCTGGAGCTATACCCATCTCACTTGCTGACTGTTCAGATCTGGAGAATCTTTATATGGATGCCAATTTTTTCCAAGGAACAATTCCACCAAATTTGGCTTCTTTGAAGAGCATCCAGCAATTAGacctttcaagtaataacttgACTGGTCCAATACCCAGAGAACTTGAGAAGCTTCAGTTTTTGAGCTACTTAAATCTTTCCTACAACGACATTGAGGGCGAGATACCAAACACTGGAGTTTTCAGCAATGCGAGTCAAATATCACTGATTGGCAATAACAAACTCTGTGGAGGCATTCCAGAATTGGAGTTCCCACCTTGCCCAGTGATTAAGGGGAAAAACAGAGGAAAGCTGAAGGTTGTCATATTGCTGTCCATTGTTTTACCAGCAACGCTTCTGGTTCTCGGTGCATTGTTGTTATATTTCTTGGTATATCAAAGGAGAAAGAAGAATGGTGGCAGGATTCTCTAG